A genome region from candidate division WOR-3 bacterium includes the following:
- the rph gene encoding ribonuclease PH, translating into MRSDGRNWDKERKIEYHIGYLKYAAGSCLVKMGNTEVLCAATVEKRVPPFLVGTGSGWITAEYGMLPCSTKERTLREGTLGRANARSYEIRRFLGRSLRAICDLSALKEYQIIIDCDCLQADGGTRTASFNGALIALYQATRGLLAKRIIDRDPIIEFAGAISVGIVNSRILLDLTYEEDSQAEVDMNLVLTESGRIVEIQATAEKIPFRYETFQRMFEVAKAGIFRIIEEGKLAIKPLT; encoded by the coding sequence ATGCGCTCTGACGGCCGTAATTGGGATAAAGAGCGGAAGATAGAATACCATATTGGTTACCTCAAATACGCGGCTGGTTCCTGTTTAGTGAAGATGGGAAATACCGAGGTCCTTTGTGCGGCAACTGTGGAGAAGAGAGTACCGCCCTTTTTGGTGGGGACCGGTTCTGGTTGGATAACTGCGGAATATGGGATGCTCCCCTGCTCCACCAAAGAGCGAACATTAAGGGAAGGAACCTTAGGCAGGGCAAACGCCCGGAGTTATGAGATAAGAAGATTTTTGGGGAGGAGTCTGCGGGCGATTTGTGACCTTTCCGCCTTAAAGGAATACCAGATTATTATTGATTGCGACTGCTTGCAGGCGGATGGTGGAACAAGAACCGCTTCCTTTAATGGTGCTCTCATCGCTTTATATCAAGCAACTCGTGGTTTATTGGCGAAAAGAATTATTGACCGTGACCCAATCATTGAATTTGCCGGGGCGATCAGTGTCGGGATTGTCAATTCCCGAATTCTTTTAGACCTCACCTACGAAGAGGACTCTCAGGCGGAGGTGGATATGAATCTGGTCCTAACCGAATCCGGACGGATTGTGGAGATTCAAGCAACCGCGGAAAAAATTCCCTTTCGTTATGAGACATTCCAGAGGATGTTTGAAGTGGCAAAGGCAGGAATTTTTCGGATTATTGAAGAGGGGAAATTAGCTATTAAACCCCTCACCTAA
- a CDS encoding response regulator — protein MYRKKILLVDDDSHILDILETRLGKIGYLCLRAQEGVKAWKLIEEESPNLIILDILLPGELDGYTLCRQVKTDARYQKIPIILLSGLDEEYHIQEGLKRGADAYFTKPFSTEALINKIEELIGKPREEV, from the coding sequence ATGTATCGGAAAAAGATTCTTTTAGTTGATGACGATTCTCATATCTTAGATATCTTGGAAACCCGTTTGGGAAAAATTGGGTATTTATGTCTTCGGGCTCAAGAAGGGGTTAAAGCCTGGAAACTGATTGAGGAGGAGTCCCCCAATCTTATCATCCTTGATATCCTCCTTCCCGGAGAACTTGATGGTTATACCCTATGTCGCCAGGTGAAAACGGATGCGCGGTATCAGAAGATTCCCATTATCCTCCTCTCGGGTCTGGATGAGGAATATCACATTCAGGAGGGTCTAAAAAGGGGGGCGGATGCCTATTTCACCAAGCCTTTCTCCACCGAGGCGCTGATTAATAAGATAGAGGAGTTAATTGGCAAACCTCGGGAAGAGGTTTGA